DNA sequence from the Paenibacillus azoreducens genome:
CCATGAAAATAGTTACTTTATTTTACAGGAAAAATAAACCCGAAGGCTCACGCCAGCTCCCGCTTCACTACTTCCACGATTTGATTCACGTATTGATCCAGCTCGTCTTTATCCGGCCCTTCGGCCATAACGCGAATCAAGGATTCCGTACCCGATGGACGTACTAACACACGGCCGTTATCTCCAAGAATCCCCTCAACCTCTGCAATAGAGGCTTCAATCGCGGCATTGCCTTCAAACTTGCTTTTATCTTCGACACGTACATTGACGAGTACCTGCGGATATTGGCGCATCATGGTTCTAAGCTCGCTCAGCTTTTTGCCGGAACCCGCCACGATGTTAACCAGTTGAATGGCCGTTAGAATTCCATCTCCGGTTGTGTTGTAATCAAGGAAAATAACATGTCCGGACTGCTCTCCGCCGAGATTATAACCGCCTTTGCGCATTTCCTCCATCACATAACGGTCGCCCACGGCAGTCTTGGCCGTACGAAGGTCAAGCTTCTCCGTCGCTTTGTAAAAGCCGATGTTGCTCATCACTGTCGACACGATGGTACTGTTTTTCAGCTTGCCTTCCTTGTTCATGGCGTCTCCGCAAATGCAGAGAATAAAGTCGCCGTCCACTTCTTCGCCGTTATTGTCGATCGCGATCAGGCGGTCGGCATCCCCGTCAAAAGCAAGGCCGAGATCGGCTTTCAACTTCACAACCTCTTCCTTAAGCCTTTCAGGATGTGTAGAACCGCAATGATCATTGATGTTCAATCCATTCGGTTCAGTGCCAATCTTGATGACTTCCGCGCCAAGCTCTTCAAAAAGCTTCGGTGCCAGCTCATAAGCTGCCCCGTTCGCGCAGTCCATCACGATTTTCAGTCCATCAAACCGATGGCTGATCGTCGATTTCAAATATTCCAAATATTTATATTTCGATTCATTGTCTACAATAACGTTGCCAAGGTCTTTGCCGATTGGACGCGGCAGATTATCGGTTTCGGCATCCATCAATGCTTCAATTTTCAGTTCCGTTTCATCCGAAAGCTTGAATCCGTCACCGCCGAAAAATTTAATCCCGTTGTCCTGGACCGGATTATGGGAAGCGGAGATCATTACACCCGCATCAGCCTTCAGCAATCTTGTAATGTATGCAACCGCTGGAGTCGAGACAACCCCTAGCCGCACCACATGCGCTCCAATCGATAGCAAGCCTGCGACAAGGGCGGATTCGAGCATAACGCCGGATACCCGCGTATCCATGCCGATCACAACCGTCGGCTTTTCGACGTCTCCCGTCAGCACATAACCGCCGCAGCGGCCGATGCTGTAGGCCATTTCAGCAGTAAGTTCCTTGTTTGCGACACCGCGTACACCGTCAGTTCCAAAATATTTCCCCATAATCGTTCTCCTTTTTCATATACTTCCCTTTCAGGCGCGATCAAAAAAATGGCTGCTCAAATTTACTTTTTTGATACGCCTAAATGCAGATATTATAAATTCAAAAAGCGACTTCCGGCTTAATTACCGCCATTCTCTCCCGTGTCTCCCGTTGTTCCTTGATTTTCAGTCGGATCAGTTGTATCTGTACCTACCTGCTCCTCGGGTCCAGCCCCAGGGTTTTTATCCGCTTCATTTCCGCCGGTTCCCGTGTCGGGATTTGTTACAGTAGGTTTGTTGGCTGTTTCCTTAATCTCGATCGTCGCAATCAGGGGCGTGCCCGGATCCGCGCGGGAAACATACCTCGGAAGGATAACCTGCAGCGTCACTTCATGCGTACCCGGCTTTAACCCGTCAATGCTGGCAATGAGCTGAATATCATTTTTCGTCAACGTATTCAGCAAACCCGGAGCGCCATTTAGCGCCAGTGACATCGTCTTGCTCGCCGGATTGGTGATAGTGGCTTGCAGGCTGCCGCCGCTATCGTTTTTGATCGTAATCGGGATATCGTTTATGACACGCTGCGAATTGGAAACCGTGGTGATTTCCACCTGGAGGGAGCTAGGCTCGATTTTCTCAAAACCGGGAGGCGGCGTCAAGTCCACAGGAAGTACTACTGTTCCGGCTGTCGTAATCTTGCTCAGATCCACATTAATATTGCTGTAGGACTTTACTCCCGCCAGCGCCTCCTGCGAGCCATAGAGCTTAACCTTGCTCACGTTCGCCTGGGCTTTGGATATAACCAGACCTTCAGGTAGTTTACCGGTATATTGCATCTCTATCGGTACTTCCTTATATGGTGGCGTGATTGGCACATCAATCGATACCGAAGGCGGATCAAGCACCGCTCCCTCAATGACCTGCCCTTGTTTATCATACACCGACAGCTTAACCCGTTTATCCTTCATCGTAGCGTCTTCACCGTCAATTGTCATGATCCCTTGCACTTTCGCAACCTCGCGCAGCTGGCTTTCCGGAAGCGTTACTTTAACGGTTGCCGGCTGCGGCGCAATCTTTCCAAGCAGATAACCTTCAGCAGGTGTGCCTTTGGTCACGATCGATACCGGGAAAGTGGCTGTATTTCGTTCCTCAATATTCACCGTTACCGATGACGGCTGGATATTCACGACTTCCAGACCCTTGGGAAGATCTACGCTCAAAGGCAGCGTGCTGGTCCCAACTTTGGCATTCGTCAAATCAAGCTTGATTCTGTATTCCCCGGTGAACGCCGAAATCAGGTCCATTTTCTTTCCTTTGATTTCAATGCGAACCCTATCCGTATCCATCGCGCTTAATATATATTTTTTTTCATCCAGGCCATAAGGCTGAACCTTAACATTTTCAATAATCCTGGTCTCGATTTTCGTTGTAGGCGTTGGCGTATTGTCGTTATTCAAATGAACCATGCTCCATAAAATAATGCTAACTGCAATCGCCAGAATTTTCGCGAAATTATTGTTGTTTATCCATTTATTCATCTCGATCATTCCCCTTCCGGCGCCAGAACAGCGGGCGTTTTTCTTTAGGGGTGGAATTAGGACGCAGCTCTTCGTACAGCTTCGAGATCAGGGATTCTTCTTTAATGTCGCGAACAACCTGCCCGTTAATGGCAAGAGAAATTTGGCCTGTTTCTTCGGACACAACGATCGAAACGGCATCTCCGACTTCACTGATCCCGATTGCAGCCCGGTGCCTTGTACCCAATTCCTTGCTAATAAATGGATTTTCGGAAAGCGGGAGATAGCAGGCCGCTGCTGAAATCAAATTATTTTGAATGATAACAGCCCCGTCATGAAGCGGTGTATTCGGGATAAAAATATTGATCAGCAGCTGCGAGCTGACCATGGACTGCATTGGAATGCCGGATTCGGTATATTCGTTTAAACCGGTTTGCCGTTCAAAAACAATTAATGCGCCTATTTTTCTGCGCGCTAAATAATTCACAGCTTTAATAATTTCGCCAATCAGCTTATTGAACTCCTCATCTTCCGCCGAGGTCCTTCCGAAAATTTTACCCCGCCCCAGCTGCTCCAGCGCTCTGCGCATCTCTGGTTGGAAGATGATGAAGATAGCGAAAATGCCGAAATTAAATATCTGATTCATTAGCCATCTTAAAGTGAATAAATCAAACCATGTGCTTAATGCCCATATAATCACGAGTACCAGGATGCCTTTCAGCAGCTGAACGGCCCTGGTACCCCTTACGAGCAAAATGACATGATAAATAATATACGAAACGATCGCAATGTCGATAACGTCTTTAATGGAATCCTTCCATGTCCAATCCGTAAAATAACTCATACTTAGGCCCCCGTACTTCCCTTGAATGTAAATGGGTCTCTTTTGTATATAATTTCCCCTATATCTTCTAGGTTATAACGATCATCTTCAGGTTGCAAGCGAAGGAAGCTCATAACTGGTTAAATTTGCACATTTTTCCACAAGAAAATCGACATTCGTTCGCAAATTCTTAGAAGACAGACCGCTTTTAGCGGATGTTTTTCTTGCGAGCAAAAAGTGTTCAGCTTCCGCTGAACACTTATACTCTCTTTGCTCTTCAAAATAACCCCACAAAGTGACGTGTAGCCTTTGAAGCTTATTCCGATTACTTTGCGGGGACCCCGGGAGTTCATACTAAAAGGCGCCTTCCTTCATGAAAGAGGCGCCAAAACATTCAATTAAAGCAAGATACTAACGGTAGGCGACATCCGAGAAAGCATTTGTGATTTTATACCAAATCCAGTCCAGTGCCTGATCAATATTTTTGACCCTTCCTGCGATATGAGCGGTAGACGCTTGATACAAAGACCCGTCAATAACCGTCAGATCCCCGTTCACTTCGCCGTAAATTTTCGTTTTCCCGTTTTCTACCGTCAAATTGCCTGTAATGCTTTTTCCTTCGGGGACAATTACCGTATCTCCTTCAATGACAACCTGATCCAAATCGCTTCCCTTTACCACAAGCTGTGTTTCCTGATCCCAGAAGCTGACGGAACTGATGAACATTACGATCAGAAAAACAGCTGCTGCCGTAATGGCCGGATGTCTTCGAATCCATCCCATCCATGGCAATTGTCTCTTTTCTTCTGGCAGGGCACTCATGATCCGCTGGGTCAGCTCAAGAGGCGCAGACGGGGCGTGATGAGATAACGAAAACATCAGCATATCCGTCCGCTCCAGCTCTTTAAACTGCATCCGACATTCAGGGCAGGACAACAAATGGGCCTTGAGCTCCAGCTGCTGTTCCTTGGTCAAGTCGTCGTCTAAATAATCATGCATTAAAGAGACGGCCAAGTTGCATTCCATATGAGCCAATCCTTTCATTCAAATAAATATTTGAACCCTCATTTTCACATGAAGGCACACAAGACCTTTTTAACTGGTAATACGCAGGGCTTGTTAATATGTTTCATCAAAATACAGGAAATTCACATTTTGGGCTCGAGCTTTTTACGGAGAAATTCCCGGCCCCGGTGCACCCGCGTTTTAATCGTTGTTACGGGCATCCCAAGAACATCACTGATTTCCTGCAGCGACAGGTCCTGCAAATACCTGAGGATCATAACCGATTTATATTTGGCCGGCAGCGAATCGATCGCCTGATAAATGATCTGCTGCGTCTCTGACAACAGCGCTTCGCTTTCCGGCGTACGGTCATCACTGGGAATCATCGAATAACCATCCATGCCTTCCTGATCATTTACATCCGCATCCAGCGAATAAGAAGGTTTCTTTTTCCTAAGACGGTCGATGCATAAGTTGGTCCCAATCCGATATATCCAGGTAGAAAACTTTTGATTCTGGTCGTAACGATCCAAGTTTTTATATACGCGCAAAAAGGTTTCCTGTACAATATCCTCCGCCTCATGGCGGTTGCTTAGCATCCTGTAGGCCAAATGGTATATTTTATCCTTGTAAAGCTCTACAATTTCCGCAAAAGCACGCTGGTCCCCTTTTAGAGCCAGCTTGGTTAACCTATTTTCTATATTATCCACCAATATATTCCCCCAGACTTGCTGATGGGTAATGAGCTATTTTTTTGAGTCCATTCAAATCGTAATTCAAGTACCGCTAAAATGCAAGACAAGCTCTGTCAGGAAAAATAAAACCATGATCGGCGCAGCTTCCAAAAATAGATGAACGGTTTCGTAAAGCATCATTTTCCGGTATTCAAGCAACGTACAATGTTTAATCTTCGCTCAAAGCTAAAAATCCTATAATCCCTAAAAAAAAGAAAGCCAGGAATTCAACAGGTTGAATTCCAGCTTTCTTCTATGGGCTTTTCCATCATGTTGCCGCGGCTCAGCCCGTATTACGCAGCCCTGCTGCAATTCCGTTGATCGTAAGAAGGACCTCGCGGAGCAACTCGGCGTTATCTTCGCCCTGCTCGCGAAGTTCGCGCAGTTCGCTTAACAGCTGCACCTGCAGATAGCTGAGCGGATCCACGTACGGATTGCGCAAGCGAATGGATTCCTGGATGACAGGCACGTTATCCAAAATTTCCTTTTGCCCGGTTATTTTCAGAATCAGCTCCGACGTCAGCTTGAATTCCTCTTTAATTAATTTAAAGATGCGCTGGCGTGCCTCATCGTTTTTGGACATATGCGCATATTCATGGGCGATGTTCATATCTGCCTTTGCAATCGCCATTTGCAGAGAATCAATCAATGAGGTGAAGAATGAGAACTTCTCATACATTTCCTGCATGATTTTGAGATTCTCTTCCTTATTCTGATAAAAGCTCTGGAGTCCGGTTCCCGCGGCATACCAAGCCGGCAGCAGGAAGCGGCTTTGCGTCCAAGAGAATACCCACGGGATCGCGCGAAGATCCTCAAAACGATCGCTGTTCTTGCGCTTCGAAGGCCGGGAACCGATATTTAGCTCGCCCACTTCAGGCAGCGGCGTAGACTCTTTGAAGAAGGTCAAAAAGTCCGGATCGCGGAAGATCAGATCCTGATATTTGGTACGGGAAACCTCCGACATTTCCTTAACGATCTCATCCCAATACGCTTCCATAGCATTGTCTTCCTGTGGAATGCGATTGTTGATCGCAGCGGTAATCAAGGCTGAAGTAGCCTGCTCCAAGCTGCGGTACGCGATACCTTTTAATGAATAACGGGACGAAATGACTTCGCCTTGCTCCGTAATTTTGATTCCGCCGCCGACTGTTGATGCCGGTTGGGCTAGAATCGAACGGTTGAGCGGCATACCGCCGCGCCCGAGCGCTCCGCCACGGCCATGGAAGAACTTGAGCTTGATTCCGGCCTTGTCGGCAACGGCTGTCAGTTCCTTCAAGGCTACGCGAAGTTCCCAGTTTGCAGTTACGGCGCCGCCGTCTTTGTTGCTGTCCGAATACCCCAGCATAATTTCCTGCAGATCATTTCTTGCAGCAATGCTTTGCCGGTAAATCGGCAGATTAAATAATCTTTGCATAATTTGCGGTGCGGCATGAAGGTCTTCAATCGTTTCGAAAAGAGGAACGGCCTGAAGCGTGCAATCGACGGTTCCATCGCTATTTTGCCGGAACAATCCAACCTCTTTGGCAAAGACCATCACTTCCATAATATCGCTTGCGCCCTCGGCCATACTGATCAGATAACTAGTAATGCATTGTGATCCATACTCCTGTTGGGCTTTATATACAGTGCGGAATACATCAAGGCACTCTTTGGTGCTTGCGCTGTATTGGTGATAGCTCGAGGTAATCGGTCTTGGTTCGCTGAGCAGTTTGGCCAAAAGCGCAATTTTTTCCTCTTCGGACAGTACAGAATAATCAGGTGTCACGCCGACCTCAGCCAAAACCTCTTTCATTGCATTTTCATGCTCCTGGCTGTGCTGGCGGATATCGAGCGCGGCTGTGTGGAAACCAAACAGCTCCACCTGGCGTATTAATTTTTGTATATACGTATCGGCAACATAGTCGGCATAGTGGAACCGCAAGCTCCGGTCGATTACTTTCAGATCTGCAATAAAATCAAGCGGTGAACCGTAAGATTCAGGCGTACCTTTTTTGTTTTCGTCGAGCACGTTGCTGATTTTTTCCATCATATAGACAAGCTTGATCCGGTATGGTTCTTTTTCGTTATGCCAAGCGCTGCGGTGCGTTATTTCCACGTGCTCGCGGTCATCGGCAATGGATTCCAAAAGTTCCCCTGATACCTCAACAATCGAGGTGCTAAAGCTCAGGTACTGCATATATTCGATCAAAATCCGCTGATATTCGCGAACAGCCAGCTTGCGCTGCATCCGCAGCGTCTCCCAAGTAACCTCTGCCGTTACAGACGGATTGCCGTCGCGATCCCCGCCGATCCAAGAACCAAAACGCAGATACGTCGGCACATGCCAGTTATGGCCCGGATAATACTTATTCAAGCAGCGTTCCAGTTCCTGATAAACTTCAGGCAGCACATGAAACAGCGTTTCGTGGAAATAGTACATTCCATTTCTGACTTCATCAAGCACCGTCGGTTTACCTGCTCTCAATTCATCCGTTTGCCAGAGAGTAATAACCTCATTCAGAAGCTTCTCACGAAGCTGTTCACGTTCGCGGAAGGTCAAAGTAGGGTTATCCAGGAGCATAACGTCCTCAGAGATCCGTTTATGAATGTCGAGAATGGCTCTGCGCATGGCCTCCGTCGGATGGGCAGTCATGACCAGTTCAAGAGAAAGGCTTTCGATAATCTCCTGCACCTGCTCATATGAAAACTGGCGATCCTTCAAATCCTGAACAGCATTTTCAATGGAACCAGGCTGTACCGTTTCCCCTGCTGATCTTTCATAATCCCGTTTGCGCCGAATCCGGTGGTTTTGCTCCGCAATATTGACCAACTGGAAATAGATCGCAAAAGCTCTGATCACCTGATGGCGAATGTCTGGCTCAAGCGTTTTAATGATTTCTTTAAAATCCTCATACAATTCAGGCAAAAATACAGAGCGTAATGACTTGCTGG
Encoded proteins:
- the glmM gene encoding phosphoglucosamine mutase, which encodes MGKYFGTDGVRGVANKELTAEMAYSIGRCGGYVLTGDVEKPTVVIGMDTRVSGVMLESALVAGLLSIGAHVVRLGVVSTPAVAYITRLLKADAGVMISASHNPVQDNGIKFFGGDGFKLSDETELKIEALMDAETDNLPRPIGKDLGNVIVDNESKYKYLEYLKSTISHRFDGLKIVMDCANGAAYELAPKLFEELGAEVIKIGTEPNGLNINDHCGSTHPERLKEEVVKLKADLGLAFDGDADRLIAIDNNGEEVDGDFILCICGDAMNKEGKLKNSTIVSTVMSNIGFYKATEKLDLRTAKTAVGDRYVMEEMRKGGYNLGGEQSGHVIFLDYNTTGDGILTAIQLVNIVAGSGKKLSELRTMMRQYPQVLVNVRVEDKSKFEGNAAIEASIAEVEGILGDNGRVLVRPSGTESLIRVMAEGPDKDELDQYVNQIVEVVKRELA
- a CDS encoding YbbR-like domain-containing protein, whose translation is MNKWINNNNFAKILAIAVSIILWSMVHLNNDNTPTPTTKIETRIIENVKVQPYGLDEKKYILSAMDTDRVRIEIKGKKMDLISAFTGEYRIKLDLTNAKVGTSTLPLSVDLPKGLEVVNIQPSSVTVNIEERNTATFPVSIVTKGTPAEGYLLGKIAPQPATVKVTLPESQLREVAKVQGIMTIDGEDATMKDKRVKLSVYDKQGQVIEGAVLDPPSVSIDVPITPPYKEVPIEMQYTGKLPEGLVISKAQANVSKVKLYGSQEALAGVKSYSNINVDLSKITTAGTVVLPVDLTPPPGFEKIEPSSLQVEITTVSNSQRVINDIPITIKNDSGGSLQATITNPASKTMSLALNGAPGLLNTLTKNDIQLIASIDGLKPGTHEVTLQVILPRYVSRADPGTPLIATIEIKETANKPTVTNPDTGTGGNEADKNPGAGPEEQVGTDTTDPTENQGTTGDTGENGGN
- the cdaA gene encoding diadenylate cyclase CdaA; its protein translation is MSYFTDWTWKDSIKDVIDIAIVSYIIYHVILLVRGTRAVQLLKGILVLVIIWALSTWFDLFTLRWLMNQIFNFGIFAIFIIFQPEMRRALEQLGRGKIFGRTSAEDEEFNKLIGEIIKAVNYLARRKIGALIVFERQTGLNEYTESGIPMQSMVSSQLLINIFIPNTPLHDGAVIIQNNLISAAACYLPLSENPFISKELGTRHRAAIGISEVGDAVSIVVSEETGQISLAINGQVVRDIKEESLISKLYEELRPNSTPKEKRPLFWRRKGNDRDE
- a CDS encoding zf-HC2 domain-containing protein gives rise to the protein MECNLAVSLMHDYLDDDLTKEQQLELKAHLLSCPECRMQFKELERTDMLMFSLSHHAPSAPLELTQRIMSALPEEKRQLPWMGWIRRHPAITAAAVFLIVMFISSVSFWDQETQLVVKGSDLDQVVIEGDTVIVPEGKSITGNLTVENGKTKIYGEVNGDLTVIDGSLYQASTAHIAGRVKNIDQALDWIWYKITNAFSDVAYR
- the sigW gene encoding RNA polymerase sigma factor SigW, which codes for MDNIENRLTKLALKGDQRAFAEIVELYKDKIYHLAYRMLSNRHEAEDIVQETFLRVYKNLDRYDQNQKFSTWIYRIGTNLCIDRLRKKKPSYSLDADVNDQEGMDGYSMIPSDDRTPESEALLSETQQIIYQAIDSLPAKYKSVMILRYLQDLSLQEISDVLGMPVTTIKTRVHRGREFLRKKLEPKM
- the ppc gene encoding phosphoenolpyruvate carboxylase, producing the protein MTELTVTANKSNSNNLLRRDVRFLGNILGEVLVHQGGNELLDIVEKIRETSKSLRSVFLPELYEDFKEIIKTLEPDIRHQVIRAFAIYFQLVNIAEQNHRIRRKRDYERSAGETVQPGSIENAVQDLKDRQFSYEQVQEIIESLSLELVMTAHPTEAMRRAILDIHKRISEDVMLLDNPTLTFREREQLREKLLNEVITLWQTDELRAGKPTVLDEVRNGMYYFHETLFHVLPEVYQELERCLNKYYPGHNWHVPTYLRFGSWIGGDRDGNPSVTAEVTWETLRMQRKLAVREYQRILIEYMQYLSFSTSIVEVSGELLESIADDREHVEITHRSAWHNEKEPYRIKLVYMMEKISNVLDENKKGTPESYGSPLDFIADLKVIDRSLRFHYADYVADTYIQKLIRQVELFGFHTAALDIRQHSQEHENAMKEVLAEVGVTPDYSVLSEEEKIALLAKLLSEPRPITSSYHQYSASTKECLDVFRTVYKAQQEYGSQCITSYLISMAEGASDIMEVMVFAKEVGLFRQNSDGTVDCTLQAVPLFETIEDLHAAPQIMQRLFNLPIYRQSIAARNDLQEIMLGYSDSNKDGGAVTANWELRVALKELTAVADKAGIKLKFFHGRGGALGRGGMPLNRSILAQPASTVGGGIKITEQGEVISSRYSLKGIAYRSLEQATSALITAAINNRIPQEDNAMEAYWDEIVKEMSEVSRTKYQDLIFRDPDFLTFFKESTPLPEVGELNIGSRPSKRKNSDRFEDLRAIPWVFSWTQSRFLLPAWYAAGTGLQSFYQNKEENLKIMQEMYEKFSFFTSLIDSLQMAIAKADMNIAHEYAHMSKNDEARQRIFKLIKEEFKLTSELILKITGQKEILDNVPVIQESIRLRNPYVDPLSYLQVQLLSELRELREQGEDNAELLREVLLTINGIAAGLRNTG